In Streptomyces sp. RFCAC02, the following proteins share a genomic window:
- a CDS encoding class I SAM-dependent methyltransferase, producing MADWQAWQDSWDRQQEWYMPDREERFRVLLDAVEAFAGDRPHVLDLACGTGSITRRLLRRLPGARSTGVDLDPALLAIARGTFAGDDRVTFVRADLTRPDWADALPHDRYDAVLTATALHWLDDGPLTALYGRLAALLRPGGVFVNADHMPDDTAPRITAAHDAFAAARRERAREAGALDWAEWWERVAAAPELAGVAEERFALFGRPSRGSDHDGPPHPPAWHLDALRAAGFAEARIAWASLTDAAVLALV from the coding sequence ATGGCGGACTGGCAGGCGTGGCAGGACAGTTGGGACCGGCAGCAGGAGTGGTACATGCCGGACCGGGAGGAGCGGTTCCGCGTGCTGCTCGACGCCGTCGAGGCGTTCGCCGGGGACCGGCCGCACGTCCTCGACCTGGCGTGCGGCACCGGCAGCATCACGCGGCGCCTGCTGCGGCGCCTGCCCGGGGCGCGCAGCACCGGCGTCGACCTGGACCCGGCGCTGCTGGCCATCGCGCGCGGCACGTTCGCCGGGGACGACCGCGTCACATTCGTCAGGGCCGACCTCACCCGCCCCGACTGGGCGGACGCCCTGCCCCACGACCGCTACGACGCCGTGCTCACCGCCACCGCCCTCCACTGGCTGGACGACGGACCGCTCACCGCGCTGTACGGCCGCCTGGCGGCCCTGCTGCGGCCCGGCGGGGTCTTCGTCAACGCCGACCACATGCCGGACGACACCGCGCCGCGCATCACGGCCGCGCACGACGCCTTCGCGGCGGCCCGGCGGGAGCGTGCCAGGGAGGCGGGGGCGCTCGACTGGGCGGAGTGGTGGGAGCGGGTCGCCGCAGCGCCGGAACTGGCCGGCGTGGCCGAGGAACGGTTCGCGCTCTTCGGACGCCCCTCGCGGGGCAGCGACCACGACGGCCCGCCGCACCCGCCGGCCTGGCACCTCGACGCGCTGCGGGCCGCCGGGTTCGCCGAGGCGCGGATCGCCTGGGCGTCCCTCACGGACGCGGCCGTCCTGGCGCTGGTATGA
- a CDS encoding zinc-binding dehydrogenase yields MFAAYAARIDRDRPLNGLELGDRPAPQAPPGWTVVDVRAASLNHHDLWSLRGVGLAEEALPMILGCDAAGVDADGNEVVVHGVIGATGHGVGPRERRSLLSEKYQGTFAERVAVPAWNVLPKPPGLSFEEAACLPTAWLTAYRMLFTAARVRPGDRVLVQGAGGGVATAAVLLGRAAGLRMYVTSRDAAKRERAIALGAEAAFPAGERLPHRVDAVLESVGEATWSHSVASLRPGGTLVLCGATSGQAPRSAELNRIFFLELTVTGVTMGGRDELASLLDFCVTAGVRPPIDTVLPLDRARDAFARLESGDLFGKAVLTV; encoded by the coding sequence ATGTTCGCCGCCTACGCCGCACGTATCGACCGCGACCGGCCGCTGAACGGCCTCGAACTCGGGGACCGCCCCGCGCCGCAGGCGCCGCCGGGCTGGACGGTCGTGGACGTTCGGGCCGCCTCCCTGAACCATCACGATCTGTGGTCGCTGCGCGGCGTCGGCCTGGCCGAGGAGGCCCTGCCGATGATCCTCGGCTGCGACGCCGCCGGGGTCGACGCGGACGGGAACGAGGTCGTCGTCCACGGCGTCATCGGCGCCACCGGGCACGGGGTCGGGCCGCGCGAACGGCGGTCGCTGCTCAGCGAGAAGTACCAGGGGACCTTCGCGGAACGGGTGGCCGTCCCCGCGTGGAACGTCCTGCCGAAGCCGCCCGGGCTGTCCTTCGAGGAGGCGGCCTGCCTCCCCACGGCGTGGCTGACGGCGTACCGGATGCTGTTCACCGCCGCACGGGTACGGCCGGGCGACCGGGTGCTCGTGCAGGGCGCGGGCGGCGGTGTGGCCACGGCGGCGGTGCTGCTGGGCCGGGCGGCGGGGCTGCGGATGTACGTGACGAGCCGGGACGCGGCGAAACGCGAACGCGCCATCGCCCTGGGTGCCGAGGCGGCGTTCCCGGCGGGGGAGCGGCTGCCCCACCGCGTCGACGCGGTCCTGGAATCGGTCGGGGAGGCCACCTGGTCGCACTCGGTGGCGTCCCTGCGGCCGGGCGGGACGCTGGTGCTGTGCGGGGCCACCAGCGGGCAGGCGCCCCGCTCCGCCGAGCTGAACCGCATCTTCTTCCTCGAACTCACGGTCACCGGCGTGACGATGGGCGGGCGGGACGAGCTGGCGTCCCTCCTCGACTTCTGCGTCACGGCCGGTGTCCGCCCGCCGATCGACACCGTGCTGCCGCTGGACCGGGCGCGCGACGCCTTCGCGCGGCTGGAGAGCGGCGACCTGTTCGGCAAGGCGGTGCTCACGGTCTGA
- a CDS encoding trypsin-like peptidase domain-containing protein, with product MTTTDPFEFLAPLAEAATVRIQAPPGGYAVGTREAPPWGSGFFVAPGWVLTCAHVALGAGGGEGGGREVGLTFGDLDTPVRGRIEWAQPWECAPDGSWDAPDLALVRLLDRAAHECVWLTERTARVFTSKEVAFFGCAGATAAGRVEPVSGRCTIRGEMGGGGLMKLGAEDEFHHGLSGGPVVDLERGEVIGVLKARRPRKDGGLATSVIRLRGLPSPALPVTAERDDLYVRVLHAHDRHHAARHRDASTPGYTWTDAQSRLPATAERALSPGSRAELLGLLAELPPPVSTAALDRTVTEMLHREPYGEALHDLRYKKPLPAPRGWRDGLGMLYDPGQGLTELQIVLRYAVHAATAERPYPAAHGAEQAVLDWAHGMASGAPQLPRWFRKSLETEEKARVRARVPAAGPGALPTPRTAELIGVTADLGGPPDRLTGAENGHPAGVPGRADGPPRPRAPRPEPYALLEITPSPWEFGRYDWRVCAGRADGELIPVDEECGAAGPGEPSARLRDALAEAFRRGDEPDRPVRLQVALPYSLLGFPVDAWRLAPGGPTLGEQRPVVVRSTDLVPEAEDTAESAELRRFRWQRLHDGPLAPGVLDCADGVPHPLPPPAALSELGFDTLPVLCRTHATGGEPGALHRVMAGGYNVVLWRRDLADRDPDCTGFHGGVTRAVTGAGHAAALPGELRRLRAGVAAGDGATTWSRGLALLYNDPAQPLPGAGIPLEAP from the coding sequence ATGACGACGACGGACCCCTTCGAGTTCCTCGCGCCGCTCGCCGAGGCGGCCACCGTACGCATCCAGGCACCGCCGGGCGGGTATGCCGTGGGCACGCGGGAAGCGCCCCCGTGGGGCAGTGGCTTCTTCGTGGCCCCCGGATGGGTGCTGACCTGCGCGCATGTGGCACTCGGCGCGGGCGGCGGCGAGGGAGGAGGACGCGAGGTGGGTCTCACCTTCGGCGACCTCGACACCCCGGTCCGCGGCCGGATCGAGTGGGCGCAGCCCTGGGAGTGCGCGCCGGACGGCTCCTGGGACGCCCCCGACCTCGCTCTCGTGCGGCTGCTCGACCGTGCCGCGCACGAGTGCGTGTGGCTCACCGAGCGCACCGCCCGCGTCTTCACCAGCAAGGAGGTCGCGTTCTTCGGCTGCGCCGGCGCCACCGCCGCCGGCCGCGTGGAGCCGGTCAGCGGCCGCTGCACCATCCGCGGCGAGATGGGCGGCGGCGGGCTGATGAAGCTGGGCGCCGAGGACGAGTTCCACCACGGCCTGTCCGGCGGCCCCGTCGTGGACCTGGAGCGCGGCGAGGTCATCGGGGTGCTGAAGGCCCGGCGCCCCCGCAAGGACGGCGGCCTCGCCACCTCCGTCATCCGCCTGCGCGGCCTGCCGTCGCCCGCCCTGCCCGTCACCGCCGAGCGCGACGACCTCTACGTCCGCGTCCTGCACGCCCACGACCGGCACCACGCCGCGCGCCACCGCGACGCCAGCACCCCCGGGTACACCTGGACGGACGCCCAGAGCCGGCTGCCCGCCACCGCCGAGCGCGCCCTGAGCCCCGGCAGCCGTGCCGAACTCCTCGGCCTCCTCGCCGAACTGCCGCCCCCCGTCTCCACGGCCGCCCTCGACCGCACCGTCACCGAGATGCTGCACCGCGAGCCGTACGGCGAGGCGCTCCACGACCTCCGGTACAAGAAGCCCCTCCCCGCCCCGCGCGGCTGGCGCGACGGGCTCGGCATGCTGTACGACCCGGGCCAGGGGCTCACCGAGCTGCAGATCGTCCTGCGCTACGCCGTGCACGCCGCCACCGCCGAACGGCCCTACCCGGCGGCGCACGGCGCGGAGCAGGCCGTCCTCGACTGGGCGCACGGGATGGCGTCCGGCGCGCCCCAACTGCCGCGCTGGTTCCGCAAGAGCCTGGAGACCGAGGAGAAGGCCCGCGTGCGCGCCCGCGTGCCCGCCGCCGGGCCGGGCGCCCTGCCGACGCCGCGGACCGCCGAGCTGATCGGCGTCACCGCCGACCTCGGCGGCCCGCCCGACCGCCTCACCGGCGCCGAGAACGGGCACCCGGCCGGCGTGCCCGGGCGCGCCGACGGACCGCCGCGGCCCCGCGCGCCCCGTCCCGAGCCGTACGCCCTGCTGGAGATCACCCCGAGCCCCTGGGAGTTCGGCCGGTACGACTGGCGGGTCTGCGCGGGCCGGGCCGACGGCGAGCTGATCCCCGTCGACGAGGAGTGCGGCGCCGCGGGTCCGGGCGAGCCGTCGGCGCGGCTGCGGGACGCGCTCGCCGAGGCCTTCCGCCGGGGGGACGAGCCGGACCGCCCGGTCCGGCTCCAGGTGGCCCTCCCGTACTCGCTGCTCGGCTTCCCCGTGGACGCCTGGCGGCTGGCGCCCGGCGGGCCGACCCTCGGCGAGCAGCGCCCGGTCGTCGTGCGCAGCACCGACCTCGTGCCCGAGGCGGAGGACACGGCCGAGTCGGCGGAGCTGCGCCGATTCCGCTGGCAGCGGCTCCACGACGGGCCGCTCGCGCCCGGCGTCCTCGACTGCGCGGACGGCGTCCCGCACCCGCTGCCCCCGCCCGCGGCGCTCAGCGAACTCGGCTTCGACACCCTGCCGGTCCTGTGCCGCACCCATGCCACGGGGGGCGAGCCCGGCGCGCTGCACCGGGTCATGGCGGGCGGCTACAACGTCGTCCTGTGGCGCCGCGACCTGGCCGACCGCGACCCCGACTGCACCGGGTTCCACGGCGGGGTCACCCGTGCCGTGACCGGCGCCGGCCACGCGGCCGCGCTGCCCGGCGAGCTGCGGCGGCTGCGCGCCGGCGTCGCGGCGGGGGACGGCGCGACCACGTGGTCGCGCGGCCTCGCCCTGCTGTACAACGATCCCGCCCAGCCCCTGCCGGGGGCGGGTATTCCGCTGGAGGCGCCATGA
- a CDS encoding MoxR family ATPase, giving the protein MPGPPESGDAQRPAGREWLIYRGAGEPHDGILSLPKPPPWRDFDGRPLVAPGPDIDSASTRRLGAHRHLAELHRPSAEELEIINAALYLRRPLLVTGSPGTGKSTLAHSVAYELGLGRVLHWPIVSRTTLEDGLYRYDAIARLQDTQIAASSRAAGAPQPAVPGGIGSYVRLGPLGTALLPTAKPRVLLIDELDKSDIDLPNDLLNVLEEGAFGVPELERIAEREPEVDVLTDDGTKVTVRDGRVQCHAFPFVVLTSNGERDFPAALLRRCIHLEISRPDHERLATIVRAQLGDELARVGEDLITRFLERSRTEQLAADQLLNAIYLTHHAELPTRDRLADMLIQRLDRPR; this is encoded by the coding sequence ATGCCCGGCCCGCCGGAGAGCGGCGACGCGCAGCGTCCGGCCGGCCGTGAATGGCTCATCTACCGGGGCGCGGGGGAGCCGCACGACGGCATCCTCTCGCTTCCCAAGCCCCCGCCGTGGCGGGACTTCGACGGCCGTCCGCTGGTCGCGCCGGGCCCCGACATCGACAGCGCGTCCACGCGCCGCCTCGGCGCCCACCGGCACCTCGCGGAGCTGCACCGGCCGAGCGCAGAAGAGCTGGAGATCATCAACGCGGCGCTGTACCTGCGCCGCCCCCTCCTCGTCACCGGCAGCCCCGGCACCGGCAAGAGCACCCTCGCCCACTCCGTCGCGTACGAGCTGGGCCTCGGCCGGGTCCTGCACTGGCCGATCGTCAGCCGCACCACGCTGGAGGACGGCCTCTACCGCTACGACGCCATCGCCCGCCTGCAGGACACGCAGATCGCGGCGAGCAGCCGGGCGGCGGGCGCCCCGCAGCCGGCGGTGCCCGGCGGCATCGGCAGCTATGTGCGGCTCGGGCCGCTCGGCACGGCGCTGCTGCCGACCGCGAAGCCGCGCGTGCTCCTGATCGACGAGCTGGACAAGAGCGACATCGACCTGCCCAACGACCTGCTGAACGTCCTGGAGGAGGGCGCGTTCGGCGTCCCGGAGCTGGAGCGGATCGCGGAGCGCGAGCCGGAGGTCGACGTCCTGACCGACGACGGCACGAAGGTGACCGTCAGGGACGGCCGCGTCCAGTGCCACGCGTTCCCGTTCGTCGTCCTCACGAGCAACGGGGAGCGCGACTTCCCCGCGGCGCTGCTGCGGCGCTGCATCCACCTGGAGATCAGCCGGCCGGACCACGAGCGGCTGGCCACGATCGTCCGCGCCCAGCTCGGCGACGAACTGGCGCGGGTCGGCGAGGACCTGATCACACGTTTCCTGGAGCGGTCGCGGACCGAGCAGCTCGCGGCCGATCAGCTCCTGAACGCGATATACCTCACGCACCACGCCGAGCTGCCCACCCGGGACCGGCTGGCCGACATGCTCATCCAGCGCCTGGACCGGCCGAGGTAG
- a CDS encoding NADP-dependent malic enzyme produces MTSEIITPRTELPDTALDPVFELHRGGKMAVRATVPVRDAADLSLAYTPGVARVCSAIAEQPDLVHTYTWKSRTVAVVTDGSAVLGLGDIGPEASLPVMEGKAILFKQFGDVDAVPVALDCRDTDEIVETVARLAPSFGGINLEDISAPRCFEIERRLQERLDIPVFHDDQHGTAVVTLAALRNAARLTGRSLGSLRVVISGAGAAGVAIARILLGAGVTDIAVCDRRGVVSADRADLTDAKRELAALTAQAGGRSGSLASVLAGADVFIGVSGGTVPEEVVATMAPGAFVFAMANPDPEVHPEVAARYAAVVATGRSDFPNQINNVLAFPGIFAGALRVGATRITESMKLAAAEALAAVVEDELSPERVIPSPFDPRVAPAVADAVAKAALDAGVTR; encoded by the coding sequence GTGACATCGGAGATCATCACCCCCCGGACCGAGCTGCCGGACACGGCGCTCGACCCGGTGTTCGAACTCCATCGGGGCGGCAAGATGGCCGTCCGGGCGACCGTCCCGGTCCGCGACGCCGCGGACCTCTCCCTCGCCTACACGCCCGGCGTGGCCCGGGTCTGCTCGGCCATCGCCGAACAGCCGGACCTCGTCCACACCTACACCTGGAAGTCCCGCACCGTCGCGGTCGTCACGGACGGCAGCGCCGTCCTCGGCCTCGGCGACATCGGCCCGGAGGCGTCCCTGCCGGTGATGGAGGGGAAGGCCATCCTCTTCAAGCAGTTCGGTGACGTCGACGCGGTGCCGGTGGCGCTCGACTGCCGCGACACGGACGAGATCGTGGAGACGGTCGCCCGTCTCGCGCCGTCCTTCGGCGGCATCAACCTGGAGGACATCTCCGCGCCGCGCTGCTTCGAGATCGAGCGCAGGCTCCAGGAGCGGCTTGACATCCCCGTCTTCCACGACGACCAGCACGGCACCGCCGTCGTGACGCTCGCCGCCCTGCGCAACGCGGCCCGCCTGACGGGCCGTTCCCTGGGCAGCCTGCGCGTCGTGATCTCGGGGGCGGGCGCGGCGGGGGTGGCGATCGCGCGCATCCTCCTCGGCGCGGGCGTCACCGACATCGCGGTGTGCGACCGCCGGGGCGTCGTGTCGGCGGACCGCGCGGACCTGACCGACGCGAAGCGCGAACTCGCCGCCCTCACCGCGCAGGCGGGCGGCCGGTCGGGGTCACTGGCCTCGGTGCTGGCCGGCGCTGACGTGTTCATCGGGGTCAGCGGCGGCACGGTCCCCGAGGAGGTCGTCGCGACGATGGCGCCGGGCGCGTTCGTCTTCGCCATGGCCAACCCGGATCCCGAGGTGCACCCGGAGGTGGCCGCCAGGTACGCGGCCGTCGTCGCCACCGGGCGCAGCGACTTCCCGAACCAGATCAACAACGTCCTGGCGTTCCCCGGCATCTTCGCGGGCGCGCTGCGGGTGGGCGCGACGCGGATCACCGAGAGCATGAAGCTCGCGGCCGCCGAGGCGCTCGCCGCGGTCGTCGAGGACGAGCTTTCACCTGAACGGGTGATTCCGTCGCCGTTCGATCCGCGGGTGGCCCCGGCGGTGGCCGACGCCGTGGCGAAGGCCGCGCTCGACGCGGGCGTCACGCGCTGA
- a CDS encoding DUF6104 family protein, translating to MYFTDRGIEELASRRGDEEVSLGWLADQLRVFVDLNPDFEIPVERLATWLARLDDEDDEDA from the coding sequence GTGTACTTCACCGATCGCGGCATCGAGGAGCTGGCGTCGCGGCGCGGCGACGAGGAGGTCAGCCTCGGCTGGCTGGCCGACCAGCTGCGCGTCTTCGTGGACCTGAACCCGGACTTCGAGATCCCCGTCGAACGGCTCGCCACCTGGCTGGCCCGGCTCGACGACGAGGACGACGAGGACGCCTGA
- a CDS encoding CGNR zinc finger domain-containing protein — protein MELTYYSDYAVRLVNTEEPGRGTDALTSVEAVRALFGPAQHAARRAGDADVTRLRGVRARLRAVFTAAAEGDETRAVDLLNALLLEYPASPQISGHDHLDDSGRPRWHLHLAEHPSSATAGYAAIACMGLAFQLTDLGVDRLGLCEAPPCRNAYVDTSTNRSKRYCSDRCATRANVAAYRARKRRERATSGRTADGSQASTETGDR, from the coding sequence GTGGAACTGACCTATTACTCGGACTACGCGGTGCGCCTCGTCAACACCGAGGAACCCGGGCGCGGCACCGACGCCCTCACGTCCGTCGAGGCCGTACGCGCCCTCTTCGGCCCGGCGCAGCACGCGGCCCGCCGCGCCGGCGACGCGGACGTGACCCGCCTCCGGGGCGTCCGCGCACGGCTGCGCGCCGTCTTCACGGCGGCGGCGGAGGGCGACGAGACCCGCGCCGTGGACCTGCTGAACGCCCTGCTGCTCGAATACCCGGCCAGTCCGCAGATCTCCGGCCACGACCACCTGGACGACAGCGGCCGCCCGCGCTGGCACCTGCACCTCGCCGAACACCCGTCGAGCGCGACCGCAGGCTACGCGGCGATCGCGTGCATGGGGCTCGCGTTCCAGCTCACCGACCTGGGCGTGGACCGCCTCGGCCTGTGCGAGGCCCCGCCCTGCCGCAACGCGTATGTCGACACATCGACGAATCGTTCCAAACGGTACTGCTCGGACCGCTGCGCGACCCGTGCGAACGTGGCCGCCTACCGCGCCCGCAAACGGCGCGAGCGCGCCACCAGCGGCCGCACGGCCGACGGCAGCCAGGCCAGCACGGAGACCGGCGACCGCTGA
- a CDS encoding PadR family transcriptional regulator, with protein sequence MPPVFGHGRLRLYLLKLLSESPRHGYEVIRLLEERFNGLYAPSAGTVYPRLAKLEAEGLIRHTTEGGRKVYSLTPEGRAELAAREAELAQLEGEIRDSLAALAAGIREDIGGSARDLREEIRRATAAARKGTAAGPRERGRDGADDPHTAGAAAGAAFEEAARRMQERFTSRAASGDWQRALREGLDGIGQGIGGWGRTGRPATPWTTGWSHPADEPGGDDEPVADPERELARLLDRFRDDVRDAARDHGMTQELLREARRQLSASAAHLIALLTLPRD encoded by the coding sequence ATGCCCCCCGTCTTCGGTCACGGCCGGCTGCGCCTGTACCTGCTCAAGCTGCTCTCCGAGTCCCCCCGCCACGGCTACGAGGTGATCCGCCTGCTGGAGGAGCGCTTCAACGGGCTGTACGCGCCCTCCGCCGGCACCGTCTACCCGCGCCTGGCCAAGCTGGAGGCCGAGGGCCTGATCCGGCACACCACGGAGGGCGGGCGCAAGGTGTACTCGCTCACCCCCGAGGGCCGCGCCGAACTGGCCGCCCGCGAGGCGGAGCTGGCGCAGCTCGAAGGAGAGATCCGCGACTCCCTGGCCGCGCTCGCCGCCGGCATCCGGGAGGACATCGGCGGGTCCGCGCGCGACCTGCGGGAGGAGATCCGGCGGGCGACGGCGGCCGCGCGGAAGGGCACGGCGGCCGGCCCCCGGGAGCGCGGCCGGGACGGCGCGGACGACCCGCACACCGCCGGTGCCGCCGCCGGTGCCGCGTTCGAGGAGGCCGCCCGCCGGATGCAGGAGCGGTTCACGTCCCGCGCCGCGTCCGGCGACTGGCAGCGCGCGCTCCGCGAGGGCCTCGACGGCATCGGCCAGGGCATCGGCGGCTGGGGCCGCACCGGCCGGCCGGCCACCCCCTGGACCACCGGCTGGTCGCACCCCGCCGACGAGCCCGGGGGCGACGACGAGCCCGTCGCCGATCCCGAACGGGAACTCGCCCGGCTCCTCGACCGCTTCCGCGACGACGTGCGGGACGCCGCCCGCGACCACGGCATGACCCAGGAGCTGCTGCGGGAGGCGCGCCGTCAGCTCTCCGCGTCCGCCGCCCACCTGATCGCGCTCCTCACCCTGCCGAGGGACTGA